A region of Oryzias latipes chromosome 18, ASM223467v1 DNA encodes the following proteins:
- the LOC110014094 gene encoding uncharacterized protein LOC110014094 isoform X2 — translation MKRKVNRHTDDHPNRRIRLWCLSNCCWSDVLQLQNGGNICPDAAGSELPAVLHNQPKLVHFLIGLTVSPSRSQFFERESVTLKCEDHSSAGWTLRRNTSHETRTLCGSEWGSADGLSCRISYIYPADSGLYWCESRGGGASSISVNISVSGGSVILQSPVLPVMEGHDLTLSCQSQTPPSKPSAAFYKDGSLIRTEPTGHMTLQHVSRSDEGLYKCHISAHGESPSSWISVSGEELHCHLTMDFLHAVTRPGGILSAERPRTTGAPPTTGAPPPALGLEFRVLLHLLVISPFFISTLLLVSLCPQRASGSDPSVSMVMTQHSHAEQGLAEDDDDIITSGTTEHQF, via the exons ATGAAA AGAAAAGTGAACCGTCACACAGACGATCATCCTAACAGAAGAATCAGACTTTGGTGTCTGTCCAACTGCTGTTGGTCTGatgtcctgcagctgcagaatgGAGGGAACATCTGTCCAGATGCTGCTGG ctctgagcTCCCTGCTGTGCTGCACAACCAACCAAAGTTAGTCCACTTCCTCA TTGGTCTGACTGTGAGTCCCAGCAGATCTCAGTTCTTTGAAAGAGAATCAGTGACTCTGAAGTGTGAGGACCACAGCTCTGCAGGATGGACTCTGAGGAGAAACACCTCACATGAAACCAGGACTCTGTGTGGATCTGAGTGGGGATCAGCAGATGGTTTGTCCTGCAGGATCAGCTACATCTATCCAGCAGACAGTGGTTTGTACTGGTGTGAGTCcagagggggaggagcctcCAGCATCAGCGTGAACATCAGTGTCTCTG GTGGATCAGTGATCCTGCAGAGTCCTGTCCTCCCTGTGATGGAGGGTCATGACCTCACTCtgagctgtcaatcacagaCCCCTCCCTCCAAGCCCTCAGCTGCTTTCTATAAAGATGGCTCCCTCATCAGGACTGAGCCtacaggtcacatgaccctcCAGCATGTTTCCAGGTCTGATGAAGGTCTCTACAAGTGTCACATCAGCGCTCATGGAGAGTCTCCATCCAGCTGGATCTCTGTCTCAGGTGAGGAGCTTCACTGTCATCTCACCATGGATTTCCTCCATGCAGTCACCAGACCAGGTGGGATTCTGTCTGCAGAAAGACCCAGGACCACAGGAGCCCCGCCCACAACAGGAGCCCCGCCCCCTGCATTAGGTCTTGAATTCAGAGTCCTGCTCCACCTGCTGGTGATCAGTCCGTTCTTCATCTCCACTCTCCTTCTGGTGTCTTTATGTCCACAAAGAGCCTCAG GAAGTGACCCGTCTGTCTCCATGGTGATGACCCAGCACTCACATGCTGAGCAGGGATTGGCTGAAGacgatgatgacatcatcacatcTGGAACCACAGAGCATCAATTCTGA
- the LOC110014094 gene encoding uncharacterized protein LOC110014094 isoform X1 gives MLQRKVNRHTDDHPNRRIRLWCLSNCCWSDVLQLQNGGNICPDAAGSELPAVLHNQPKLVHFLIGLTVSPSRSQFFERESVTLKCEDHSSAGWTLRRNTSHETRTLCGSEWGSADGLSCRISYIYPADSGLYWCESRGGGASSISVNISVSGGSVILQSPVLPVMEGHDLTLSCQSQTPPSKPSAAFYKDGSLIRTEPTGHMTLQHVSRSDEGLYKCHISAHGESPSSWISVSGEELHCHLTMDFLHAVTRPGGILSAERPRTTGAPPTTGAPPPALGLEFRVLLHLLVISPFFISTLLLVSLCPQRASGSDPSVSMVMTQHSHAEQGLAEDDDDIITSGTTEHQF, from the exons ATGCTTCAGAGAAAAGTGAACCGTCACACAGACGATCATCCTAACAGAAGAATCAGACTTTGGTGTCTGTCCAACTGCTGTTGGTCTGatgtcctgcagctgcagaatgGAGGGAACATCTGTCCAGATGCTGCTGG ctctgagcTCCCTGCTGTGCTGCACAACCAACCAAAGTTAGTCCACTTCCTCA TTGGTCTGACTGTGAGTCCCAGCAGATCTCAGTTCTTTGAAAGAGAATCAGTGACTCTGAAGTGTGAGGACCACAGCTCTGCAGGATGGACTCTGAGGAGAAACACCTCACATGAAACCAGGACTCTGTGTGGATCTGAGTGGGGATCAGCAGATGGTTTGTCCTGCAGGATCAGCTACATCTATCCAGCAGACAGTGGTTTGTACTGGTGTGAGTCcagagggggaggagcctcCAGCATCAGCGTGAACATCAGTGTCTCTG GTGGATCAGTGATCCTGCAGAGTCCTGTCCTCCCTGTGATGGAGGGTCATGACCTCACTCtgagctgtcaatcacagaCCCCTCCCTCCAAGCCCTCAGCTGCTTTCTATAAAGATGGCTCCCTCATCAGGACTGAGCCtacaggtcacatgaccctcCAGCATGTTTCCAGGTCTGATGAAGGTCTCTACAAGTGTCACATCAGCGCTCATGGAGAGTCTCCATCCAGCTGGATCTCTGTCTCAGGTGAGGAGCTTCACTGTCATCTCACCATGGATTTCCTCCATGCAGTCACCAGACCAGGTGGGATTCTGTCTGCAGAAAGACCCAGGACCACAGGAGCCCCGCCCACAACAGGAGCCCCGCCCCCTGCATTAGGTCTTGAATTCAGAGTCCTGCTCCACCTGCTGGTGATCAGTCCGTTCTTCATCTCCACTCTCCTTCTGGTGTCTTTATGTCCACAAAGAGCCTCAG GAAGTGACCCGTCTGTCTCCATGGTGATGACCCAGCACTCACATGCTGAGCAGGGATTGGCTGAAGacgatgatgacatcatcacatcTGGAACCACAGAGCATCAATTCTGA
- the LOC110014094 gene encoding sialoadhesin isoform X3 — translation MLQRKVNRHTDDHPNRRIRLWCLSNCCWSDVLQLQNGGNICPDAAGSELPAVLHNQPKLVHFLIGLTVSPSRSQFFERESVTLKCEDHSSAGWTLRRNTSHETRTLCGSEWGSADGLSCRISYIYPADSGLYWCESRGGGASSISVNISVSGGSVILQSPVLPVMEGHDLTLSCQSQTPPSKPSAAFYKDGSLIRTEPTGHMTLQHVSRSDEGLYKCHISAHGESPSSWISVSERPRTTGAPPTTGAPPPALGLEFRVLLHLLVISPFFISTLLLVSLCPQRASGSDPSVSMVMTQHSHAEQGLAEDDDDIITSGTTEHQF, via the exons ATGCTTCAGAGAAAAGTGAACCGTCACACAGACGATCATCCTAACAGAAGAATCAGACTTTGGTGTCTGTCCAACTGCTGTTGGTCTGatgtcctgcagctgcagaatgGAGGGAACATCTGTCCAGATGCTGCTGG ctctgagcTCCCTGCTGTGCTGCACAACCAACCAAAGTTAGTCCACTTCCTCA TTGGTCTGACTGTGAGTCCCAGCAGATCTCAGTTCTTTGAAAGAGAATCAGTGACTCTGAAGTGTGAGGACCACAGCTCTGCAGGATGGACTCTGAGGAGAAACACCTCACATGAAACCAGGACTCTGTGTGGATCTGAGTGGGGATCAGCAGATGGTTTGTCCTGCAGGATCAGCTACATCTATCCAGCAGACAGTGGTTTGTACTGGTGTGAGTCcagagggggaggagcctcCAGCATCAGCGTGAACATCAGTGTCTCTG GTGGATCAGTGATCCTGCAGAGTCCTGTCCTCCCTGTGATGGAGGGTCATGACCTCACTCtgagctgtcaatcacagaCCCCTCCCTCCAAGCCCTCAGCTGCTTTCTATAAAGATGGCTCCCTCATCAGGACTGAGCCtacaggtcacatgaccctcCAGCATGTTTCCAGGTCTGATGAAGGTCTCTACAAGTGTCACATCAGCGCTCATGGAGAGTCTCCATCCAGCTGGATCTCTGTCTCAG AAAGACCCAGGACCACAGGAGCCCCGCCCACAACAGGAGCCCCGCCCCCTGCATTAGGTCTTGAATTCAGAGTCCTGCTCCACCTGCTGGTGATCAGTCCGTTCTTCATCTCCACTCTCCTTCTGGTGTCTTTATGTCCACAAAGAGCCTCAG GAAGTGACCCGTCTGTCTCCATGGTGATGACCCAGCACTCACATGCTGAGCAGGGATTGGCTGAAGacgatgatgacatcatcacatcTGGAACCACAGAGCATCAATTCTGA
- the LOC110014094 gene encoding uncharacterized protein LOC110014094 isoform X4, producing MSCSCRMEGTSVQMLLALSSLLCCTTNQIGLTVSPSRSQFFERESVTLKCEDHSSAGWTLRRNTSHETRTLCGSEWGSADGLSCRISYIYPADSGLYWCESRGGGASSISVNISVSGGSVILQSPVLPVMEGHDLTLSCQSQTPPSKPSAAFYKDGSLIRTEPTGHMTLQHVSRSDEGLYKCHISAHGESPSSWISVSGEELHCHLTMDFLHAVTRPGGILSAERPRTTGAPPTTGAPPPALGLEFRVLLHLLVISPFFISTLLLVSLCPQRASGSDPSVSMVMTQHSHAEQGLAEDDDDIITSGTTEHQF from the exons atgtcctgcagctgcagaatgGAGGGAACATCTGTCCAGATGCTGCTGG ctctgagcTCCCTGCTGTGCTGCACAACCAACCAAA TTGGTCTGACTGTGAGTCCCAGCAGATCTCAGTTCTTTGAAAGAGAATCAGTGACTCTGAAGTGTGAGGACCACAGCTCTGCAGGATGGACTCTGAGGAGAAACACCTCACATGAAACCAGGACTCTGTGTGGATCTGAGTGGGGATCAGCAGATGGTTTGTCCTGCAGGATCAGCTACATCTATCCAGCAGACAGTGGTTTGTACTGGTGTGAGTCcagagggggaggagcctcCAGCATCAGCGTGAACATCAGTGTCTCTG GTGGATCAGTGATCCTGCAGAGTCCTGTCCTCCCTGTGATGGAGGGTCATGACCTCACTCtgagctgtcaatcacagaCCCCTCCCTCCAAGCCCTCAGCTGCTTTCTATAAAGATGGCTCCCTCATCAGGACTGAGCCtacaggtcacatgaccctcCAGCATGTTTCCAGGTCTGATGAAGGTCTCTACAAGTGTCACATCAGCGCTCATGGAGAGTCTCCATCCAGCTGGATCTCTGTCTCAGGTGAGGAGCTTCACTGTCATCTCACCATGGATTTCCTCCATGCAGTCACCAGACCAGGTGGGATTCTGTCTGCAGAAAGACCCAGGACCACAGGAGCCCCGCCCACAACAGGAGCCCCGCCCCCTGCATTAGGTCTTGAATTCAGAGTCCTGCTCCACCTGCTGGTGATCAGTCCGTTCTTCATCTCCACTCTCCTTCTGGTGTCTTTATGTCCACAAAGAGCCTCAG GAAGTGACCCGTCTGTCTCCATGGTGATGACCCAGCACTCACATGCTGAGCAGGGATTGGCTGAAGacgatgatgacatcatcacatcTGGAACCACAGAGCATCAATTCTGA